The following are encoded together in the Dyella terrae genome:
- a CDS encoding LysR family transcriptional regulator, whose translation MNRFSDMQLLIDAADLCSMSAAGRRAGLSPAAASACVQRVEAMLGARLFERTTRQLRLTEEGRIYIASCRVAIETMKEAERAVRSGTGEVSGTLRVSAPSDLGRNLLVHILDSFMVNHPDVRVALTLSDSLSRFVPDDIDVAIRVGPLENGDLVARHLADSWRVVCASPTCIATHGMPSHPEDLADLPTLVLTTNAGPRNEWRLGDEVVRVRRYHECTDSEVIRTWAVLGRGFAYRQLWAVAADVQEGRLMLVNAPAWSSSTPIHAMYHSNVFQPLRVRRFVDFLQTEFPRRLPIHTEAVTGFLSAKQPR comes from the coding sequence ATGAACCGCTTCAGCGACATGCAGCTCCTCATTGATGCGGCGGACCTGTGCAGCATGTCCGCGGCGGGGCGTCGGGCGGGGCTTTCACCGGCGGCGGCCAGCGCCTGCGTACAACGGGTGGAGGCCATGCTTGGCGCGCGACTCTTCGAACGCACGACGCGTCAATTGCGCCTGACGGAGGAAGGGCGCATCTACATCGCATCCTGTCGGGTCGCGATCGAAACCATGAAGGAAGCCGAGCGCGCTGTGCGAAGTGGTACGGGCGAAGTCAGCGGTACGTTGCGCGTTTCGGCGCCTTCCGACCTCGGGCGCAACCTGCTGGTCCATATTCTCGACAGCTTCATGGTGAACCATCCGGACGTCCGCGTGGCGTTGACGCTATCGGATTCGCTCTCTCGCTTCGTGCCGGACGACATCGATGTCGCCATTCGCGTGGGGCCATTGGAGAACGGCGACCTCGTGGCGCGGCATCTTGCCGATAGCTGGCGCGTGGTCTGCGCGTCACCCACGTGTATCGCGACTCACGGCATGCCATCGCACCCGGAGGATCTGGCCGATCTTCCGACGCTAGTGCTGACCACCAATGCCGGACCACGCAATGAGTGGCGACTGGGGGATGAAGTCGTACGCGTTCGCCGTTATCACGAATGCACCGACAGCGAAGTCATACGCACCTGGGCCGTGCTCGGTCGCGGGTTTGCGTACCGGCAGCTTTGGGCAGTGGCGGCGGATGTGCAGGAAGGCCGGTTGATGCTTGTCAACGCTCCCGCATGGTCTTCATCCACACCCATCCATGCGATGTACCACTCCAACGTTTTCCAGCCGCTGCGCGTGCGTCGGTTCGTCGATTTTCTGCAAACTGAATTCCCACGGCGGCTTCCTATCCATACGGAAGCCGTCACGGGCTTCTTGTCGGCAAAGCAACCACGCTGA